From a region of the Streptomyces sp. NBC_01454 genome:
- a CDS encoding CobW family GTP-binding protein codes for MTTPEPLTEPRDERVPVTVLTGFLGSGKTTLLNRILTEQHGLRIAVIENEFGEVGIDDALVLDAEEEIFEMNNGCICCTVRGDLIRILGALMRRREKFDHILIETTGLADPAPVAQTFFMDDEIAAQLRLDAIVTLVDAAHVLQHLDEVKPEGVENEAVEQIAFADRIVLNKTDLADGQTVAEVIARVRAINSGVRIIPAQHAELDLQQVLDVGAFDLERVLADDPSFLTETEHQHDTTVTSVGIDLPGELNEDRLNRWLGNLLRTKGVDLFRSKGILALAGAPKQYVFQGVHMLLDGEFGRDWRDGEDRRNRLVFIGRNLDRAALERGFTDCLATAGAAA; via the coding sequence ATGACCACGCCGGAACCGCTCACCGAGCCCCGAGACGAACGCGTCCCCGTCACCGTGCTGACCGGCTTCCTCGGCTCGGGCAAGACGACCCTGCTCAACCGCATTCTCACCGAGCAGCACGGGCTGCGGATCGCTGTCATCGAGAACGAGTTCGGCGAGGTCGGCATCGACGACGCCCTCGTCCTCGATGCCGAGGAAGAGATCTTCGAGATGAACAACGGGTGCATCTGCTGCACCGTGCGCGGGGACCTCATCCGCATCCTGGGCGCCCTGATGCGGCGGCGCGAGAAGTTCGACCACATCCTCATCGAGACCACCGGGCTGGCCGACCCCGCGCCGGTCGCGCAGACCTTCTTCATGGACGACGAGATCGCCGCCCAACTGCGGCTGGACGCCATCGTCACCCTCGTCGACGCCGCGCACGTCCTCCAGCACCTGGACGAGGTCAAGCCCGAGGGCGTGGAGAACGAGGCCGTCGAGCAGATCGCCTTCGCCGACCGGATCGTGCTCAACAAGACCGACCTGGCCGACGGCCAAACCGTCGCCGAGGTCATCGCCCGCGTCCGCGCCATCAACAGCGGCGTACGGATCATCCCGGCCCAGCACGCCGAGCTCGACCTCCAGCAGGTGCTGGACGTCGGCGCGTTCGACCTGGAGCGGGTGCTCGCCGACGACCCGTCCTTCCTCACCGAGACCGAGCACCAGCACGACACCACCGTCACCTCCGTCGGCATCGACCTGCCCGGCGAACTCAACGAGGACAGGCTCAACCGCTGGCTGGGAAACCTGCTGCGGACCAAGGGCGTCGACCTCTTCCGCTCCAAGGGCATCCTTGCCCTCGCGGGCGCCCCCAAGCAGTACGTCTTCCAGGGCGTGCACATGCTGCTGGACGGTGAGTTCGGCCGCGACTGGCGCGACGGCGAGGACCGGCGCAACCGGCTGGTCTTCATCGGCCGCAACCTCGACCGCGCCGCCCTGGAGCGCGGCTTCACCGACTGCCTGGCCACGGCGGGAGCGGCCGCGTGA
- a CDS encoding class I SAM-dependent methyltransferase has product MIGEPGWLGFLPPRRPLDAAVSTTALHYLGEDTLRRVYRELAARLRPGGALINGDHRCPDEAKVSEIALDIGRRRAERQLAFTHDGWEPWWSGVAADPDLAAVLAARRSHRHPPCEGNDLTPCGHTALLCEAGFESIGTVRQFGHSHVLVADR; this is encoded by the coding sequence ATGATCGGGGAGCCCGGCTGGCTCGGCTTCCTCCCCCCGCGGCGCCCGCTGGATGCGGCCGTATCGACCACGGCGCTGCACTACCTCGGCGAGGACACCCTGCGGCGGGTGTACCGGGAACTGGCCGCGCGACTGCGGCCCGGCGGCGCCCTGATCAACGGCGACCACCGCTGCCCCGACGAGGCGAAGGTCTCCGAGATCGCCCTCGACATCGGACGCCGCCGGGCCGAGCGCCAGCTCGCATTCACCCATGACGGCTGGGAGCCCTGGTGGTCGGGCGTGGCGGCCGACCCGGACCTGGCCGCCGTCCTCGCCGCACGCCGCAGCCACCGGCACCCGCCCTGCGAGGGCAACGACCTGACGCCGTGCGGCCATACGGCACTGCTGTGCGAAGCCGGGTTCGAAAGCATCGGCACGGTCCGGCAGTTCGGCCACAGCCACGTCCTGGTCGCCGACCGCTGA
- a CDS encoding Fur family transcriptional regulator — MSGRTTWQRAAVLRVLSTCQDFVSAQELHALMTDAGIRIGLSTVYRALREWEAAGGVDVVRDDAGERLYRERPADGHRHYLICRCCGRSRPLDSEAVELWAGRIGADTGFAAVEHTVELTGICAGCQPDLDEGEPAPCHWDPARDRARSCVS, encoded by the coding sequence GTGAGCGGCCGGACGACCTGGCAGCGAGCAGCCGTCCTGCGGGTTCTGTCGACCTGTCAGGACTTCGTGTCGGCGCAGGAGCTGCATGCCTTGATGACCGACGCCGGGATTCGGATAGGGCTGAGCACCGTCTATCGCGCGCTGCGGGAGTGGGAAGCGGCCGGCGGCGTGGACGTCGTACGCGACGACGCCGGGGAGCGGCTCTACCGCGAGCGGCCCGCGGACGGGCATCGCCATTACCTGATCTGCCGTTGCTGCGGCCGCAGCCGGCCGTTGGACTCCGAGGCCGTCGAGCTGTGGGCCGGGCGGATCGGTGCGGACACCGGGTTCGCCGCGGTGGAGCACACCGTCGAACTCACCGGTATCTGCGCCGGCTGCCAACCCGATCTGGACGAAGGAGAACCGGCGCCATGCCACTGGGATCCCGCCCGCGACCGAGCCCGAAGCTGTGTGAGCTGA
- a CDS encoding DUF4365 domain-containing protein, with translation MPKIPKGRRVGQAAVNALRTLLEEHDHIVQEISGQNDFGEDFYVTFTDDGDVTSDTIKVQVKGGDSWRRGNGYAVPVDRHRDTWSEGNIPVYCVVYDPSNKNLCWANATQQLRRFGSFNAPRFIGISPNAVLDDTTMDSFVAQARRYVGRYRGRQAVLTHLGEMSGTEFDPADHVLHFVNGDDDDLIFWKRPGDAVATLLLSAQEWEPAWVTLESLMRSELSMPEDWKGPGTLDPDLWTAEDLGLSRSEIMWAAACFASTRQADESPGDEIVECEGCPSCTGEEPKEHGRIEADVIHAYVLARILDRIDTEPDLVLRSVHAMRTESSLEPDIVAELGSLETDPRVVRQVNRLSRATVETVDDLEPEAYRLAILYLIHRIYVGGPSLPLDEQVRIVWRIPEPTTPVSRPR, from the coding sequence ATGCCGAAGATCCCCAAAGGGCGGCGCGTAGGCCAGGCTGCAGTGAACGCGCTGCGCACGCTGCTTGAGGAGCACGATCACATCGTGCAGGAGATATCCGGGCAGAACGACTTCGGTGAGGACTTCTACGTCACCTTCACCGATGACGGGGACGTCACCAGCGACACGATCAAGGTCCAGGTCAAAGGAGGGGACAGCTGGCGTCGGGGAAACGGCTACGCGGTGCCTGTCGACCGGCACCGCGACACCTGGTCAGAGGGCAACATCCCCGTCTACTGCGTGGTGTACGACCCGAGCAACAAGAACCTGTGCTGGGCAAACGCCACTCAACAACTTCGCCGCTTCGGCTCCTTCAACGCACCACGCTTCATCGGGATCAGCCCCAATGCGGTGCTGGACGACACCACCATGGACTCCTTCGTCGCCCAGGCACGCCGCTATGTCGGACGCTATCGGGGCCGGCAAGCCGTGCTCACCCATCTCGGAGAAATGTCCGGAACGGAATTCGATCCAGCAGATCACGTTCTGCACTTTGTCAACGGCGACGACGATGACCTCATCTTCTGGAAGCGCCCAGGCGACGCAGTGGCGACGCTGCTGCTCAGCGCCCAGGAATGGGAGCCAGCTTGGGTCACCCTGGAGTCGCTGATGCGCTCCGAGCTTTCTATGCCGGAGGACTGGAAAGGCCCCGGGACCCTGGACCCTGATCTGTGGACAGCCGAGGACCTGGGGCTGAGCCGATCCGAGATCATGTGGGCGGCTGCGTGCTTCGCCTCCACCCGGCAGGCCGACGAAAGCCCGGGAGACGAAATCGTCGAGTGCGAGGGATGCCCCAGTTGCACAGGGGAGGAACCCAAGGAACACGGCAGGATCGAAGCAGACGTCATCCATGCATACGTGCTCGCCCGTATACTCGACCGGATCGACACCGAGCCAGACCTCGTGCTGCGCTCCGTTCACGCGATGCGCACAGAGAGCTCTCTGGAACCGGACATCGTCGCCGAGCTCGGCTCCCTCGAGACCGACCCACGTGTCGTCCGCCAGGTGAACAGGCTCAGCCGGGCAACGGTGGAAACGGTGGACGACCTCGAGCCGGAGGCATACCGGCTGGCCATCCTCTATCTCATCCATCGCATCTACGTCGGCGGCCCCTCGCTCCCTCTCGACGAACAGGTCCGCATCGTCTGGCGTATCCCCGAACCCACGACACCCGTGTCACGGCCTCGATGA
- a CDS encoding helix-turn-helix domain-containing protein, with protein MADDYLVRIGRLIRDARQHRGWTQSQLAEALGTSQSAVNRIERGNQNISLEMIARIGEALDSEIVSLGYAGPMHLRVVGGRRLSGGIDVKTSKNACVALLCATLLNAGRTTLRRVARIEEVYRILEVLGSIGVRTRWINDGNDLEIVPPAQLDLDSMDTEAARRTRSVIMFLGPLLHRVDHFKLPYAGGCDLGTRTVTPHMTALRHFGLEITATDGTYLAEVDRTVAPKRAIVLTERGDTVTENALLAAARHDGVTVIRNASSNYMVQDLCFFLEELGVRVDGIGTTTLTVHGAAHIERDVDFAPSEDPVEAMSLLAAAVVTESELTIRRVPVEFLEIELAVLEEMGLDHERSPEYAADNGRTRLIDLTVRPSKLQAPLDKIHPMPFPGLNIDNVPFFAAIAASAQGQTLIHDWVYDNRAIYLTDLNRLGAQVKLLDPHRVLLDGPTRWRSSEMMCPPALRPAVVVLLAMMAAEGTSVLRNVYVINRGYEDLAERLNSIGAQIEIFRDI; from the coding sequence ATGGCAGACGACTACCTCGTACGCATCGGCAGGCTCATCCGTGACGCGCGGCAGCACCGCGGCTGGACGCAGTCGCAGCTTGCGGAGGCTCTCGGCACCAGCCAGAGTGCGGTCAACCGTATCGAGCGCGGGAATCAGAACATCAGCCTTGAGATGATCGCTCGAATCGGCGAGGCACTCGACAGCGAAATCGTCTCGCTCGGCTACGCCGGGCCGATGCATCTGCGAGTGGTCGGCGGCCGCCGGCTGTCCGGCGGCATCGACGTGAAGACGAGCAAGAACGCCTGTGTGGCGCTGCTGTGCGCCACGCTGCTGAACGCCGGCCGCACAACTCTGCGCCGAGTGGCCCGCATTGAGGAGGTCTACCGCATCCTCGAAGTGCTGGGCAGCATCGGCGTACGGACCCGGTGGATCAACGACGGCAACGACCTGGAGATCGTGCCGCCCGCCCAACTCGACCTCGACTCGATGGACACCGAGGCGGCCCGCCGCACCCGCAGCGTCATCATGTTCCTCGGCCCGCTGCTGCACCGCGTGGACCACTTCAAACTGCCCTACGCGGGCGGCTGCGACCTCGGCACCCGGACCGTGACCCCGCACATGACGGCGCTGCGCCACTTCGGCCTGGAGATCACCGCGACCGACGGCACCTACCTCGCCGAAGTCGACCGCACCGTCGCCCCCAAGCGCGCGATCGTGCTGACCGAACGCGGCGACACCGTCACCGAGAACGCGCTGCTGGCCGCCGCCCGCCACGACGGCGTCACGGTCATCCGCAACGCCTCCTCCAACTACATGGTCCAGGACCTGTGTTTCTTCCTGGAGGAGCTGGGCGTCCGGGTCGACGGCATCGGCACCACCACGCTCACCGTCCACGGCGCCGCACACATCGAACGCGATGTGGACTTCGCGCCGTCCGAGGACCCGGTCGAGGCGATGAGCCTGCTGGCCGCGGCGGTGGTGACCGAGTCGGAACTCACCATCCGCCGCGTCCCCGTCGAGTTCCTGGAGATCGAGCTGGCGGTCCTGGAGGAGATGGGCCTGGACCACGAGCGCAGCCCGGAGTACGCCGCCGACAACGGCCGCACCCGCCTGATCGATCTGACGGTCCGCCCCTCCAAGCTCCAGGCCCCCCTGGACAAGATCCACCCGATGCCCTTCCCGGGCCTGAACATCGACAACGTCCCCTTCTTCGCGGCCATCGCGGCCAGCGCCCAGGGCCAGACCCTCATCCACGACTGGGTCTACGACAACCGCGCCATCTACCTCACCGACCTCAACCGCCTCGGCGCCCAGGTCAAGCTCCTCGACCCGCACCGGGTACTTCTCGACGGCCCCACCCGCTGGCGCTCCTCCGAAATGATGTGCCCCCCGGCCCTGCGCCCCGCCGTCGTCGTCCTCCTGGCCATGATGGCCGCCGAGGGCACCTCCGTCCTGCGCAACGTCTACGTCATCAACCGCGGCTACGAGGACCTGGCGGAACGCCTCAACTCGATCGGGGCACAGATCGAGATCTTCCGGGACATCTGA
- a CDS encoding AAA domain-containing protein, giving the protein MNVPRRAANDPDVIGQTTGLIGFLKEVVQSSHNRLRDDRRSRERLWLADLPASVHRPSDRADGLLLTLDHVPQTAPPPPPEVLEGWVSAEQCQDANGGDPALAIEGPGQELARTGDSPQPRGEEAGDRTVRREEAAEVLRAYGPWLTRWRRWAERERAERALRELYEQVYHWHQKLTQQDDQLELVLAAGLLTWRDPRGDAVHRHVLTHRVETSVDRKTARLVVRLTSEGAVRLEDQAFLDTDDGWASERSAALAEDIAAQSLHLLSQEVLEQLTQWQDRALQRPVSFSAEWQPPREPEPGARLTYAPALVLRPRDRNALLSFYDRIADSVASEGHAPLGLAQLVLPLNSEERASWNDREIPPLFGDDPLFPGKTNERQRSVLRRLEHDTGVVVQGPPGTGKTHTIANLVSALLAQGQRVLVTSARDQALTVLRDKLPPAVRDLCVLLLSSVRQDGADELERTINSLTDQVATSDPEQLRDEIRRLSARREEVRGRISALTEQVIAVREAEVYRHPEIAPGYAGTLAAIVQRVIDGTERYSWIGLVPDQGQAASVPPLSPAQAVELLSLLREGAAELRAEGTLPDPASLPSPEDLADALAASCITNDGLSAEEAAIRDDLARLDASVTDELASLAGTCRTALHHLGLPPSARQWDTDKWITKALSDRLSRDGLALWQRVSDAEAQLDAIRRQVDGQGMKRVHLPERLPADRADEMLARGIALREHLASGGKLRARGSLRVAKAQKAAQDLLDTCTVSGHSPETLEDVEAVLAHLSAHSTVATLAERWAQAGAPIPEGRTELRVAALAEAHARLTHVGAFGASREHIDELLVRHDLHIPLTSRTAWQEFINALSALSSRRTADEATTRLAGWEEQLRTPVEGSRPAAEALAAAQAVRERDTDRYAKELGALREAHRREHRRRRCDVLLGGVRAAHPLLADDLAQNPDNPAWEARLDSLAEAWAWGAASAFVRRQRSHGRERHLEGELSQCEGNLESLTGELAATWGRLHCLERMTQEQRSALQAYRNHMASYGKGKGRNAGRYRAAAHDAMKTAQGAVPAWVMPISQVAETVLPQRDAFDVVIVDEASQAGMDALFLLWLAPRVIVVGDDKQCAPPVSGMGRTQAIHDRLVSHLPDMPPMLRTLYGPATNLYQLLSTFFPKVIRLEEHFRCMPEIIGWSSQTFYNDKLQPLRQYGGERLNPLVTHFVDGAIAQGRDSRLRNPKEAEAVVECLAQLVEDPAYRDKTMGVITLQGPIGQVKLLEQLINTRIPAPVRERHKIRVGNPASFQGEERHVILLSMVASDPPRVAGGARSERQAYNVAASRAQDQMRLFYSVPPDRLKQGDLRLNLLAYMENPPAALAASDDIGEVSAEVPQKPFESLFEQHVYLRLKARGYHVIPQCPAGSKRIDLVVVGARGRLAVECDGDRYHTTPEQIRHDEQRDRELQRVGWTFWRLPESEFRFDPDHALSGLWEELNRLGIHPAACRATDDEPPSGPASSGTQWTPLDLSSDEGLDESPAESPDHHDATDPVAALDTTEVEETNDSTEGTA; this is encoded by the coding sequence GTGAACGTGCCGCGCCGTGCCGCTAACGATCCTGACGTCATTGGACAGACCACTGGTCTGATCGGTTTCCTCAAAGAGGTCGTACAAAGCAGCCATAACCGTCTACGTGATGACCGCCGTTCACGGGAGCGCCTGTGGCTGGCCGACCTGCCGGCTTCCGTGCACCGTCCGTCGGACCGGGCCGATGGGCTGTTGCTCACCCTCGACCACGTACCGCAAACCGCACCACCGCCCCCACCGGAAGTGTTGGAGGGGTGGGTGTCCGCTGAGCAGTGCCAGGATGCGAACGGCGGTGATCCGGCGCTCGCCATCGAGGGTCCGGGGCAGGAACTCGCGCGCACCGGCGATAGCCCGCAGCCGCGGGGGGAAGAAGCGGGGGATCGCACCGTCCGCCGGGAGGAAGCGGCTGAAGTGTTGCGGGCCTACGGTCCTTGGCTCACACGGTGGCGACGTTGGGCGGAGCGGGAGCGTGCGGAACGGGCTCTTCGGGAGCTCTACGAGCAGGTCTACCACTGGCACCAGAAGTTGACCCAGCAGGACGATCAACTCGAACTTGTTTTGGCTGCTGGCCTCTTGACTTGGAGAGACCCACGCGGTGACGCCGTGCATCGCCACGTACTCACCCACCGGGTGGAGACATCTGTAGACCGTAAGACTGCCCGGCTCGTGGTCCGGCTGACGTCCGAAGGAGCCGTGCGGCTTGAGGATCAAGCGTTCCTAGACACCGATGACGGCTGGGCCTCCGAGCGTTCGGCTGCGCTCGCGGAGGATATCGCCGCCCAGTCACTGCATCTGCTCAGTCAGGAGGTCCTGGAGCAGCTGACCCAGTGGCAGGACCGGGCACTGCAGCGACCGGTTTCGTTCAGCGCCGAATGGCAGCCGCCACGCGAGCCCGAGCCAGGCGCGCGCCTCACCTACGCTCCGGCGCTCGTACTACGTCCACGGGACCGCAACGCCCTGTTGAGCTTCTACGACCGGATCGCGGACAGCGTAGCTTCCGAAGGGCATGCACCCTTGGGGCTGGCACAGCTGGTGCTGCCCCTGAACTCCGAGGAACGTGCGAGCTGGAACGACCGCGAGATCCCGCCGCTTTTCGGGGACGACCCGCTCTTCCCCGGAAAGACGAACGAGCGGCAACGCAGTGTGCTGCGACGGCTGGAACACGACACGGGCGTGGTGGTGCAGGGACCGCCGGGCACCGGCAAGACGCACACGATCGCGAATTTGGTCTCCGCCTTGCTTGCCCAAGGTCAGAGAGTTCTGGTGACCAGCGCCCGCGACCAAGCTCTAACAGTGCTACGGGACAAACTCCCTCCCGCTGTGCGTGACCTGTGCGTGCTCTTGCTCAGCTCGGTGCGCCAAGACGGGGCGGACGAGCTGGAACGCACGATCAACTCCCTTACCGACCAGGTGGCCACGAGCGACCCCGAACAGTTACGGGACGAGATCCGTCGGCTTTCGGCACGCCGGGAAGAGGTGCGGGGCAGGATCAGCGCGCTCACGGAGCAAGTGATCGCGGTGCGGGAGGCAGAGGTCTATCGGCACCCGGAAATCGCTCCGGGATATGCCGGCACCCTGGCCGCGATCGTCCAGCGCGTCATCGATGGCACCGAGCGCTACTCCTGGATCGGCCTGGTTCCGGACCAAGGGCAGGCCGCCTCTGTCCCGCCCCTGTCTCCCGCGCAGGCCGTGGAACTGCTCAGTCTGCTGCGCGAGGGTGCCGCCGAGCTACGCGCCGAAGGCACTCTGCCTGATCCGGCCTCTCTCCCCTCCCCGGAAGACCTGGCCGATGCACTCGCGGCCAGCTGCATCACCAATGACGGTCTGTCTGCCGAGGAGGCTGCCATCCGCGACGACCTCGCCCGGCTCGACGCCTCCGTCACCGACGAACTCGCCTCGCTCGCGGGTACCTGCCGCACGGCTCTTCATCACCTCGGCCTGCCACCGTCGGCCAGGCAATGGGATACGGACAAGTGGATCACCAAGGCCCTATCCGACAGGCTCTCCCGCGACGGCCTCGCCCTATGGCAGCGGGTTTCCGACGCGGAAGCTCAGCTCGACGCCATCAGGCGGCAGGTGGACGGGCAGGGCATGAAGCGCGTCCACCTGCCTGAGCGGCTCCCCGCCGACCGAGCCGATGAGATGCTTGCAAGAGGAATCGCCTTGCGCGAGCATCTCGCCTCGGGCGGCAAGCTGCGCGCTCGCGGCAGCCTCCGCGTTGCGAAGGCGCAGAAAGCCGCTCAGGATCTTCTGGACACGTGCACCGTCAGCGGCCACTCACCCGAAACGCTGGAGGACGTCGAGGCTGTCCTCGCCCACCTGAGCGCCCACTCCACGGTTGCCACGCTCGCCGAACGCTGGGCCCAAGCCGGAGCCCCCATTCCCGAAGGACGGACTGAACTCCGTGTGGCCGCACTGGCTGAGGCCCACGCCCGCCTGACGCACGTCGGCGCGTTCGGCGCGTCCCGTGAGCACATCGACGAACTGCTCGTGCGTCACGATCTGCACATCCCTCTCACATCACGTACGGCGTGGCAGGAGTTCATCAACGCGCTATCCGCTCTCTCCAGCCGCCGGACCGCAGACGAGGCCACCACCCGGCTTGCTGGATGGGAAGAACAACTCCGCACCCCAGTTGAAGGCTCTCGCCCCGCCGCAGAAGCACTGGCCGCCGCCCAGGCAGTCCGGGAGCGGGACACTGACCGCTACGCCAAGGAACTCGGCGCATTGCGGGAAGCGCATCGGCGTGAGCATCGCCGGCGCCGATGTGATGTGCTTCTGGGCGGCGTTCGTGCGGCGCACCCTCTGCTCGCCGACGATCTGGCGCAGAACCCCGACAACCCTGCGTGGGAAGCTCGGCTGGACTCACTGGCCGAGGCGTGGGCCTGGGGAGCCGCTTCCGCCTTCGTGCGTCGTCAGCGATCACATGGGCGCGAACGTCACCTTGAAGGCGAGCTGTCCCAGTGTGAAGGGAACCTGGAGTCGCTGACCGGCGAACTTGCTGCCACTTGGGGCCGGTTGCATTGCCTTGAGCGTATGACTCAGGAGCAGCGGTCTGCCCTTCAGGCGTACCGCAACCACATGGCCTCGTACGGTAAGGGAAAGGGCCGCAACGCGGGCCGCTACCGTGCTGCAGCGCACGACGCCATGAAGACGGCGCAGGGGGCGGTACCCGCGTGGGTCATGCCCATCTCACAAGTCGCCGAGACGGTACTTCCCCAGCGGGACGCGTTCGACGTGGTCATCGTCGACGAGGCCAGTCAGGCAGGAATGGACGCCCTGTTCCTGCTGTGGCTCGCTCCGCGCGTGATCGTTGTCGGGGACGACAAGCAGTGCGCGCCCCCGGTCAGCGGCATGGGCCGCACACAGGCGATCCACGATCGGCTCGTCTCCCACCTGCCGGATATGCCGCCGATGCTGCGCACGCTCTACGGCCCCGCGACCAACCTCTACCAGTTGCTGTCCACCTTCTTCCCGAAGGTGATCCGACTGGAGGAGCACTTCCGGTGCATGCCCGAGATCATCGGCTGGTCGTCGCAGACCTTCTACAACGACAAACTTCAGCCGTTGCGCCAGTACGGCGGTGAGCGTCTCAACCCTCTCGTGACCCACTTCGTCGATGGAGCCATAGCCCAGGGGCGCGACAGCCGGCTCCGCAACCCGAAGGAAGCCGAGGCCGTCGTCGAGTGTCTGGCCCAGCTCGTGGAAGACCCTGCCTACCGGGACAAGACCATGGGGGTCATCACCCTCCAGGGACCGATCGGGCAGGTCAAGCTCCTGGAACAGCTGATCAACACGCGCATTCCGGCCCCAGTACGCGAGCGCCACAAGATCCGTGTAGGCAACCCGGCGTCGTTCCAGGGAGAGGAGCGGCACGTCATTCTGCTGTCGATGGTCGCCAGCGATCCACCACGCGTCGCGGGCGGTGCGCGCAGCGAGCGACAGGCTTATAACGTCGCTGCGTCCCGAGCCCAGGACCAGATGCGACTCTTCTACTCAGTTCCACCGGACCGCCTCAAGCAGGGGGACCTGCGCCTCAATCTCCTTGCCTACATGGAAAACCCTCCGGCCGCACTTGCCGCCTCCGACGACATAGGGGAGGTATCCGCCGAGGTCCCGCAGAAGCCGTTCGAGTCGCTCTTCGAGCAGCACGTCTACTTGCGCCTCAAGGCTCGCGGATATCACGTCATCCCGCAGTGCCCGGCTGGAAGCAAGCGCATCGACCTCGTCGTCGTAGGCGCTCGCGGGCGTCTGGCCGTGGAGTGTGACGGTGACCGATACCACACGACACCTGAGCAGATCCGGCACGACGAGCAGCGTGACCGTGAACTTCAGCGGGTGGGCTGGACGTTCTGGCGCCTTCCCGAGAGCGAGTTCCGCTTCGACCCCGACCACGCCCTGTCCGGCCTGTGGGAGGAGCTGAACCGGCTGGGCATCCATCCGGCCGCTTGCCGCGCCACCGATGACGAGCCGCCGTCGGGCCCTGCTTCCTCCGGCACGCAATGGACTCCGCTCGACCTCTCCTCCGACGAAGGGCTGGATGAGAGCCCGGCGGAATCCCCCGACCATCACGACGCGACCGATCCGGTCGCCGCCCTCGACACGACAGAGGTCGAAGAGACCAACGACAGCACGGAAGGCACAGCATGA
- a CDS encoding DUF4145 domain-containing protein — MTPESPIGILDGNTLEELARVICGDEHLYYRKGFEIARFLEHAGWQRVPEYDGEYRKEWTLARLSERREDPSDLEKVLLRLADPREYLDEPEQLPAVVSAVNAFLIHEGARLENPGGRPRLVACDPSLNYPGSQGPVELKAAMTDLINDKDMASLLQHRLDEARTCYANGAHVAAIIMLGSLLEGVLVHVVQERDASLLGRMSPDRVSLDTLIKTCHDAGWIGADVERFCHELRKYRNFVHPRAEIREAHAPDRDTLNMCWPVVNAVLNDLAGSQPEAP; from the coding sequence ATGACCCCGGAGTCCCCCATCGGCATCCTGGACGGCAACACGCTGGAGGAACTGGCCCGCGTCATCTGCGGCGACGAGCACCTCTATTACCGGAAGGGCTTCGAGATCGCCCGCTTCCTGGAACACGCCGGCTGGCAGAGGGTCCCGGAGTACGACGGCGAATACCGCAAGGAGTGGACGCTCGCGCGGCTCTCCGAGCGTCGGGAGGACCCGTCCGACCTGGAAAAGGTTCTGCTCCGACTCGCCGACCCACGCGAATATCTCGACGAGCCCGAGCAGCTCCCCGCCGTCGTCTCCGCCGTAAATGCCTTCCTCATACACGAGGGAGCCCGCTTGGAGAACCCCGGTGGCCGGCCCCGACTCGTCGCTTGCGACCCCTCTCTCAACTACCCAGGCAGCCAGGGGCCGGTCGAACTCAAAGCAGCCATGACCGATCTCATCAACGACAAGGACATGGCGAGTCTCCTCCAGCACCGCTTGGACGAGGCCCGGACCTGCTACGCCAACGGTGCTCACGTGGCCGCCATCATCATGCTCGGCAGCCTTCTCGAAGGCGTCCTCGTTCATGTGGTCCAGGAGCGCGACGCCTCACTGCTCGGACGGATGTCTCCGGACAGGGTAAGTCTGGACACCCTGATCAAGACCTGTCACGACGCAGGCTGGATCGGCGCCGACGTCGAGCGCTTCTGCCACGAGCTACGCAAGTACCGCAATTTCGTCCATCCTCGCGCTGAAATCCGCGAAGCTCACGCTCCCGACCGAGACACGCTGAACATGTGCTGGCCCGTGGTCAACGCGGTCCTGAACGACCTTGCCGGATCACAGCCCGAAGCACCTTAG